Genomic segment of bacterium:
ACCCGGGAACGGCTCGCGCGACAGCGCGCGGGACTCGAGCGGTTCGGGGAGCAGGTGATGACGCTGCTCGCCCCGTTCTCCTTCGAACACGGCGAAGCGGGCGCGGTCCTGCCGACGGATCGGATCCCGAGCGCCCAGCACGTGACGAGCTATCTCGACACGGCCTATCGCGACTGGGCGTGGGGCCAGGCGGAGATCGACGAGACGACGGCCCTCGCCGCGCCGCTCGTCGGCGAGGCGTTCACACGCGCCCTCGTGCTCGGCGGCGGTCCGGGGCGATTCGCCTGGGAGTTGGCGAGGCGAGCGCCGGAAGCGACGGTGGTCCAGCTCGACCTGAATCCGCTGCTCACGCGGATCGGGTCACTCGCGTCCGCGGGCGAGTCGATCCCGCTGACCGAGCTCGCCCGCTTCCCGCTCTCCGTCGAGGACGCCGTCGTCGATCAGACCCTCGAAGCACCGAGCGAGAGCGCCAATCCCCCGATCTTCCTGCTCGGCGACGCCTTCGCCCCGCCCTTCGCGGACGAGACCTTCGATCTCCTCGTCACGCCCTGGTTCCTCGACATCGTGCCCGAGGCCTTCCCGTCCCTCGCCGCCCGTCTCGCTCGTCGTCTCGCGCCCGGCGGCCGCCTGGTCGGCTTCGGTCCGCTCTCCTTCGAGAGGCAGGGCCCGGCGGATCGGCTCACTCCGGAAGAGATCGCCGATGTGCTCGATGCTTCGGGCTGGGAGGTCCTGCAGGCCGGAACGGAGACCGTGCGGTACCTCCATTCTCCGCACGCGATGCCGCGTCGGAACGAGGAGATCTTCGCCTTCGAAGCGCGTCGGCCCGAAGCCCTCGGCGACGTCGCGCCCTTCGCGTTCTATCCCGAGTGGATGACGGATCCGCGCAAGCCGATCCCGGCGGATCCGCGCTTCGAATCGCTGCGCGCCGAACGGATTTTCGACGTCGAGATCCTGAAGTGCATCGACGGCCGCACGACCATCGAAGACCTCGTCGTCATCCTCGCGAGCCAGTACGGCCTCGCCGAGGACCGCTGTCGGGCGACGGTCGAGCGCTTCTTCGCGCGCTGGTTCGAGGACGAAGGCGGGATCGGTCGCTAGGCGACGCGTCCGCCGTCTCGGACCCGAAGGCGCTGGCCCGAAACGAAGACACCCGCCACGACGCGACCCCAGCGGTCGAATCGGGCGGGTGGCTGCGGCTGGAACGCGCCTCGGCGGGGAGCCACGGCGTCGGATTCCATGGAACGCGGCGGGTCGAACGAGGAGTGCGCCGCGGCCCGGAGAGAAGGGCTCAGGCCGACTGCGCGACGTTGCCGAGGACGACGTCGAGCTCGGGGACGTTGTCGGCGAGGACCGCGCGGCTGCGGCGCAGGCTCACCTTCACGGCCTCGTTGCTCTTGCCGACCTTCTCGGCGATGGCCTTGATCGAGTGGCTCTCGCCGTAGCGCAGGTGGAAGATCTCCTGGTGCGCGGGGCGTCGGTTCTCCGAGAGGATCTCGTCGCAGCGGTCGAGGACGCGCGCCGCGTCGACCTTGCGTTCGATGGTCGACTCGACCGGCTTGTCGTCGAGCTCCCGGGCATCCTTCGGGCCGACCATCCAGCGGGAGCAGTGGCGGAAGAAGCGCGAGCAGACGTTGTGGGCGATGCCGAAGGTCCAGGTCAGGAGGCTCGAGCGGCCCTCGAAGGAGGGGAGCGAGCGGTAGAGCTGGACGAAGGTCTCCTGGGTCAGGTCCTCGGCTTCCGCCGGATCGCCGACGCGCTTGAGCGTGAAGGCGTATACCCGCGGGAAATAGTTGTCGTAGATCTCCGAGAAGGCCATCTGATCGCCGGCGAGCACGCGGTCGACGAGCTCGCGGTCACGGGCGCGGTCGCTCTCGGAGGTCTGGTTCCGGGTCTTGGAGGGTCGCTGGGGCTGCATGTCGTTCACTCCTGATTGAGTCGGCGAATTCGCCCGGCCGACTCGGTCCTCGTTCTGTGAATGCGGCCCTAGAGTGTTCTGGATCACGGATTCCCACTGTGAAGCACTTCACACAAGGATCAGTTTTTCCCGGGTCTGCTGCGCGTGAGGCGCTCTAGACGAGAATTCCCCCGGATTCTCGACAGGAGTGTGCCCGCCCGGCCGGATGGGGGACGGGCCTCCGGCGGGCTTCTCGTGGCGGCTGAAACGCGCCTGAGGGCGGTTTCGCGGCCGTCGACGGCGAGCTGAAACGGAACTGAGGGCGGTTTCAGCGGTCGATCAGGGCGGGGTCGGGAGGCCCGTGGTCTCACCGAGCCCGAGCATCAGGTTCAGTGACTGGATCGCCACGCCCGACGCGCCCTTGCCGAGGTTGTCGAGGATCCCGACGAGCAGCACGTGGCCGGCGGCGTTCGGGAGGACGTGGAGGCGCAGCCCGTTGGTGTCGTTCAGGACCTGGGGGTCGAGGGCGAAGTCGTCGACGGGCTCGAGACCCCGGAACTCGGCGACCTGGACGAAGGGCTCGCCCGCGTAGCGCTCCGCCAGGACCTGCCAGACCTGCGCTCCGGTCGTGCCGGCGGGGAGCAGGCTCCGATGGATCGGGACCTCGACGCGCATGCCGCACTTGAAGGGGCCGACCGCCGGAACGAATTGCGGCGGGTGCTCGAGCAGCGTGTAGGTCTGCATCTCGGGCACGTGCTTGTGGATCTTGTCGAGGGCGTAGGGGGCCTCGTAGGGCAGGCCGACGCGGCCTTCGTCCGGGGACTCCCAGCGCTCGATCAGCGTCTTTCCGCCGCCCGAGTAGCCGGACAGGCCGTGGACCGAGAGGCCGGCGCTCTTCGCGAGCAGGCCCTCGTCGACCAGCGGCCGGACCAGCGGGATGAAGATCGAGGGGTAGCAGCCGGGATTGCTGACGAGCTGGGCGTTCGCGATCGCGTCCCGGTGGTCCGGGGTCAGCTCGGGCAGGCCGAAGACCCAGTCCTCGGCGACCCGGTGGGCCGAGCTCGCGTCGACGATCCGTCCGCCGCTCTCCTTGGCCCAGCCGGCGGCTTCGATCGCCGCGTCGTCCGGCAGACAGAGGACCGAGACGTCCGCCTCGGCGATCGCCTTCTTCCGGGCCTCCTCGGATTTCCGTTCCGACTCGGGCAGCGTCCAGATCTCGCAGTCGTCCCGTCCCGCGAGCCAGTCGCGGATCCGGAGGCCGGTCGTGCCGACGTGGCCATCGATGAAGATCCTGGGGGTAGACATGGCGGCGGACCGTAGCAAAAGGGGCCGAGCGCAACGATTTCGGCCTTCCTGCTCCCGGATCGGGCCGGCTTGGACCGTCGGACGGGTCGGGTCTGCCGAAGGACGATGCCTTCACGCGCGCTTCTGCGTACCGTGGGGCGCGCCGCGCGACGCTGCGCGGGTGCGTGGAGTGTAAGATGAGTGAAGAAGAGACGAGTCTCGATCGCGTGATGTCCGGGAAGACCTGGGAGGAGTTCTGCGACACCTTGAAGGCGGCCGGGAACGTGATCCTCGCCGAGGGCTCTCCGACGGATCCGCTCGATCGCTCCGAAGGCTTCCGGTACCTCTCGCGGATCACCCGTGCGTCCCTCGAACAGTTCATCGAGCACGCCGATCCGAAGGCTCCGGTCCTCCACCGCCCGGTCCACGAGACCGCGAAGATCGGCGCCGACAATCCCGACAACTACTACCAATCCGCCGCGATCTCGGGGCAGTACGACTACCGGATCCGGGGCCAGCGCGGAACGATCCATTACATCGACTTCGGGACCCAGTCCGATGGCGTCGCGGGAAGCGGCGAGTCGACCCAGGCGGGACACCTCGATGTCGCCGACATCGAGATGGACGCGGACGGGAACTTCGAGATCCTGCTCTCCTGCGAAGAGAAGCCCGGCAACTGGCTGCCGATGCAGCCGGACACGTCGATGCTCATCGTCCGCCAGACCTTCCTCGACCGCGACGTGGAGGTCCCGGCGAAGCTCGTGATCGAACGGATCGGGGGCGACGGCAAGCCCACGCCGCTCACGCCGGAGGCCCTCGACGGCGGACTCAAGCAGGCGTCGGGTCTCGTGCTCGCGTGCTCGTCCCTCTTCTCGAACTGGGCGCAGGGGTTCCGCGCGAACCACAACAACCAGCTGCCCAAGTTCGACGACTCGGTCTCGATGGGCGCCGGGGGCGATCCGAACATCTGTTACTACCACTCGTACTGGGAGCTCGCGCCCGACGAGGCCCTCGTGATCGAGGCCCAGGTTCCCGAGTGCGAGTCCTGGAACTTCCAGCTCGACAACCACTGGATGGAGAGCCTCGACTACCGGTACTTCAAGATCCACGTGAACAAGCACACGGCGCAGTACCAGGAGGATGGCTCCGTTCGGATCGTCGTGGCGCACGAGGATCCCGGCGTCCCGAACTGGATCAACACGGTCGGGCACGCGCGGGGCACGATGTGCTTCCGCTGGATCCGGGCGAAGGAGCACCCGCAGCCGGCGACCCGCGTGGTCAAGTTCTCCGAGATCCCGGGGCGCGCGTGAGCGAGGGCTGCCAGGTCCCGCCCTTCCCGCTGCCGATGCGCGCGGCGCTGGGAGCGTGGAAGGCGGTCGCGCGGCTCGGCGTCGGCGTGCCGCGCTTCGACGAGGCCCGGATGATCGCCGAGGCGAGGCGGAACACGGGCCTCCACGACTTCGGCGACGACGACTTCGTCGAGCCGATGCGGCGGCTCTTCTACTCGTTCGAGGAGGAGGCGGGGCTCCACCTGCTGGGACGCGCCGTGATGCGCGGCGCCGCGGTCCGTGCGCTCGAGTGCCGGCTTCGGTTGAACCAGCTCCGCGATCTCCATCCGGAGCTCGTGACGCTCCCCGTCGATCGCCCCGTCTTCATCACCGGGATGCAGCGCACGGGCACGACCAAGCTCCACCGTCTCCTCTCCTGCGCCGACGAGCTCCGCCATCTTCCGGCGGTCGAGGCCCTCCGGCCCGCGCCCATGGGCCGGCCGATCGCGAACGAGCCCGGCGACTTCGAACGTCGCGCGCGACAGGCGAAGATCGCCGAGTGGGGGATGAAGTATCTGTCCCCGGATCTCTTCGCGATCCACCCCATCGAGGCGGACTCGCCCGAGGAGGACGTCTTCCTCTTCGACGTGACCTTCATCAGCCCGGCGGTCGACGCCTCGCTCTCGGTTCCGTCCTATACGCGTTGGATCCGCGAGATCGATCAGCGTCCGCCCTACGCCTACGTGCGCCGCCTGATCCAGCTGCTCCTCTGGCAGCGCCCCGGCCGGTACCTGGGCAAGACGCCCCACTACCAGGAGAACCTCGACGTCCTCTTCGACGTGTTCCCCGACGGCAAGGTCATCCATACCCATCGCGATCCGCGCAAGGTCGTCCCGTCCTTCGCGAGCATGATGGCCCACGCGGGTGCCCTCCTGACGAACGACGTCGACGGCGCCGAGGTCGGCCGACGGGTCGCCGATCAGATGGCCAACAGCGTGGAGCGCGCGATCGTCGCGCGACAGGCGGTCGGCGAGGGGCGGGTCCTCGACGTCCACTACCTCGATCTGATCGGGGACACGATGGGCACGATGCGGAAGATCTACGACTTCCTGGAGCTCGACTGGTCCGAGGGGGCCGTCTCGCGCATGCAGCAGTGGGTCGGCGCCAACCCGCAGCACAAATACGGTCGACATCGCTACACCCTCGCCGACTTCGGCCTGGACGGCGACGAGCTCGACGAACGATTCAAGGCCTACCGCGAACGCTTCGGCGTCGAGCGGGAAGAGCAGGGGAGGGCGTGATGGCGAAGCCGCCGCTCGATACGGACATGACGGGACGCGTCTGCCTCGTGACCGGCGCGACGGATGGGCACGGACGCGCTCTCGCGAAGCTGCTCGCGGCGCGAGGAGCCGAAGTCGTCGTCCACGCGCGAAGCGAAGACAAGGCCCGCCGGGTCTGTGCCGAGATCGCGCGCGAGACCGGGGCGAAGGAGCCGGAGATCCTGCTCGCGGACCTGTCGCGGGCGAGTGACGTCGATGCCGCCGTCGAGCGGTATCGCGCGAGCGGCCGTCCGCTCCACGTGCTCGTCAACAACGCGGGGCTCGTCGGTCTCGGTCGCGAGACGAACGAGGCCGGCTACGAGATGACCTTCGCGGTCAACTATCTCGCGATGTTCCGCCTGACCCTCGGGCTGCTGCCTCTCCTCGAGACCTGCGGACCCGCCCGGATCGTGAACATCTCGTCGGACACCTACCGGGTGGCGAAGCTCGAGCTCGACGACCTCATGCTCGAACGCGACTACGGGATCATGAAGGCCTACGGCCAGTCGAAGCTCGCGATCCTCTACTTCACGCTCGAGCTCGCGCGGCGCATCGAGGGGCGCGGCGTGTCCGTCAATGCGGTCGATCCCGGGCCGGTCGCTTCGAACATCGGTGCGAACAACGAAGGGCTCGCCTATCGCCTGGTCGGGCCGCTGATCCGTGGCCTCTTCCCGAGCGCCGAGCGCGCGGCGCGGACGGCGCTCTGGGTCGCGACGGATCCCGGCCTCACCGAGCGGAGCGGTGGCTACTACCGGTCGCTCAAGCACCGGGTCGATCCGCTCGACTTCGATGCGGAGACGAGCGATCGGCTGTGGGCGGAGAGCCTGCGGCTGAACGAGATGTCCGACCCGCTCCGCGACTGAGTCGGCGGGCCGCGGTCAGCCGACGCCCGTCGGTTGGGAAAAGACGGCGAGCGAGATCACCGTCAGCAGGACGAGCAGCCCCGCCGCCAGGCCGGCGTGCACCTTCGGCTCGTCCGAGAGCGCGCCGGCGACTCCCGCGGCCAGCACGGCCGCCTGGATGCCTCGCAAGGGATGGAGCAGCGGGATCCCGAGGACGAAGGTTCCGGCGGATCCGATGGCGATGACCCAGAGACACACGCCCGAGAAGAATCGTCGGCGCACGGCGAAGTAGTGGCTCCGCCAGGAAGTGACTTCACTCGGGTCGTCGGGAATCAGCGCGCAGACGTTGAAGTAGAGGAGCGCGGGGTTGGCGAGGACCAGAAGAAAGGCCGGAAAGGTCCATTCCACGTCCCGGTAGAGCCAGAAGGCCCAGAAGACGACGGCGGTCGCGAAGAGTTTGCAGAAGACGAAAGCGAGATGGATCCAGAATCGACGCTCGGGATCCAGCGCGTGGGGAAGGCCGCCGACGAGACGCATCGCCGAGAACGAGAACACGAGGGAGAAGGCGATCGCGAGGTACTCGAAGAGGGTCATCGTCGATCCAGCCTTTCGGTCGACTGCGTCATTCAGGTCGTCTTTCGCGGCTTCGGGCGCTCGGACCCGTTGGCCGCCGGACGGGTCGGCTTCGCTTCCCGCGCTCAGTGGTCCGCCACGAAGTAGGTGAGCGAACGGATCAGCCCCGCCTCCACCTCGAAGAGATCGACGACGTGCATCGACGTACCGTCGGCGAGCGCGATCCGGATCTCCGCAGCGACCCGTGGTCCGGAAGCGAGGAGCTCGCCGACGAGCTCGGGCGTCGGGCTCGCGTTGGCGATCGACTCCGCGTAGAACGCGCGGATGGCCTCTCTTCCGGACGTCACGCGCCCCAGTCCGATCAGCGCCCCCGACGCGTGAAAGAGATCCGCGACGCCCGGGTCGCGGCTCCGGATCCGATCGAAGTACGCGAGTACCGTGTCGGTCGCAGGTCGGTCCGTCGCCATCGTTCGACTCCCGTGAGGATTCAGGTCGTGGCGAGCCCGT
This window contains:
- a CDS encoding PqqD family peptide modification chaperone, whose translation is MPATPDLVELVRCPACGASPSAGESSLDCASCGAFYPIHDGIPWLYRDVPGSRAQWAAKLQRFRTELLAELDELDAAIARDDLVDSTRERLARQRAGLERFGEQVMTLLAPFSFEHGEAGAVLPTDRIPSAQHVTSYLDTAYRDWAWGQAEIDETTALAAPLVGEAFTRALVLGGGPGRFAWELARRAPEATVVQLDLNPLLTRIGSLASAGESIPLTELARFPLSVEDAVVDQTLEAPSESANPPIFLLGDAFAPPFADETFDLLVTPWFLDIVPEAFPSLAARLARRLAPGGRLVGFGPLSFERQGPADRLTPEEIADVLDASGWEVLQAGTETVRYLHSPHAMPRRNEEIFAFEARRPEALGDVAPFAFYPEWMTDPRKPIPADPRFESLRAERIFDVEILKCIDGRTTIEDLVVILASQYGLAEDRCRATVERFFARWFEDEGGIGR
- a CDS encoding RNA polymerase sigma factor, which produces MQPQRPSKTRNQTSESDRARDRELVDRVLAGDQMAFSEIYDNYFPRVYAFTLKRVGDPAEAEDLTQETFVQLYRSLPSFEGRSSLLTWTFGIAHNVCSRFFRHCSRWMVGPKDARELDDKPVESTIERKVDAARVLDRCDEILSENRRPAHQEIFHLRYGESHSIKAIAEKVGKSNEAVKVSLRRSRAVLADNVPELDVVLGNVAQSA
- the argC gene encoding N-acetyl-gamma-glutamyl-phosphate reductase, encoding MSTPRIFIDGHVGTTGLRIRDWLAGRDDCEIWTLPESERKSEEARKKAIAEADVSVLCLPDDAAIEAAGWAKESGGRIVDASSAHRVAEDWVFGLPELTPDHRDAIANAQLVSNPGCYPSIFIPLVRPLVDEGLLAKSAGLSVHGLSGYSGGGKTLIERWESPDEGRVGLPYEAPYALDKIHKHVPEMQTYTLLEHPPQFVPAVGPFKCGMRVEVPIHRSLLPAGTTGAQVWQVLAERYAGEPFVQVAEFRGLEPVDDFALDPQVLNDTNGLRLHVLPNAAGHVLLVGILDNLGKGASGVAIQSLNLMLGLGETTGLPTPP
- a CDS encoding DUF1214 domain-containing protein, producing the protein MSEEETSLDRVMSGKTWEEFCDTLKAAGNVILAEGSPTDPLDRSEGFRYLSRITRASLEQFIEHADPKAPVLHRPVHETAKIGADNPDNYYQSAAISGQYDYRIRGQRGTIHYIDFGTQSDGVAGSGESTQAGHLDVADIEMDADGNFEILLSCEEKPGNWLPMQPDTSMLIVRQTFLDRDVEVPAKLVIERIGGDGKPTPLTPEALDGGLKQASGLVLACSSLFSNWAQGFRANHNNQLPKFDDSVSMGAGGDPNICYYHSYWELAPDEALVIEAQVPECESWNFQLDNHWMESLDYRYFKIHVNKHTAQYQEDGSVRIVVAHEDPGVPNWINTVGHARGTMCFRWIRAKEHPQPATRVVKFSEIPGRA
- a CDS encoding sulfotransferase; this encodes MSEGCQVPPFPLPMRAALGAWKAVARLGVGVPRFDEARMIAEARRNTGLHDFGDDDFVEPMRRLFYSFEEEAGLHLLGRAVMRGAAVRALECRLRLNQLRDLHPELVTLPVDRPVFITGMQRTGTTKLHRLLSCADELRHLPAVEALRPAPMGRPIANEPGDFERRARQAKIAEWGMKYLSPDLFAIHPIEADSPEEDVFLFDVTFISPAVDASLSVPSYTRWIREIDQRPPYAYVRRLIQLLLWQRPGRYLGKTPHYQENLDVLFDVFPDGKVIHTHRDPRKVVPSFASMMAHAGALLTNDVDGAEVGRRVADQMANSVERAIVARQAVGEGRVLDVHYLDLIGDTMGTMRKIYDFLELDWSEGAVSRMQQWVGANPQHKYGRHRYTLADFGLDGDELDERFKAYRERFGVEREEQGRA
- a CDS encoding SDR family NAD(P)-dependent oxidoreductase, translated to MAKPPLDTDMTGRVCLVTGATDGHGRALAKLLAARGAEVVVHARSEDKARRVCAEIARETGAKEPEILLADLSRASDVDAAVERYRASGRPLHVLVNNAGLVGLGRETNEAGYEMTFAVNYLAMFRLTLGLLPLLETCGPARIVNISSDTYRVAKLELDDLMLERDYGIMKAYGQSKLAILYFTLELARRIEGRGVSVNAVDPGPVASNIGANNEGLAYRLVGPLIRGLFPSAERAARTALWVATDPGLTERSGGYYRSLKHRVDPLDFDAETSDRLWAESLRLNEMSDPLRD
- a CDS encoding nuclear transport factor 2 family protein, yielding MATDRPATDTVLAYFDRIRSRDPGVADLFHASGALIGLGRVTSGREAIRAFYAESIANASPTPELVGELLASGPRVAAEIRIALADGTSMHVVDLFEVEAGLIRSLTYFVADH